TCCGGGAGGGACAGGATGAGTTGAGCTTGGCCACCTCGCCGAAGTCGGCGCCGCCCTCTATCTCTGTCTTCAGTTTCAGACATTCCGCTTCGGTTGAAACCAGGATGTGTCGTGCCGTTGCTGTTGCCATGGTGTCGCTCCTTATCGTTAAACTTTGGTAGTTTTTACTTCAGCCCACGCTCTGCAATTTCGATGGCCCGGCGGACTGCCATCGCCTTGTTAACTGTTTCCTGCCATTCAGCAGCCGGGTCGGAATCGGCAACAACACCGCCTCCGGCCTGGAGGTGCACCATACCGTCCTTAATCACCAGCGTGCGGATGGCAATCGCCAGATCCATGTTGCCGGAGAAGGAAAAGTAGCCTACCGCGCCACCGTAAATCTCACGCCGCACCGGCTCCAGCTCGTCGATGATCTCCATGGCCCGCACCTTGGGAGCGCCGGACAGAGTACCGGCCGGGAAGGTGGCCCGCACCAGATCAAAGGCATCCCTGCCTTCCGCCAGCTCGCCATAGACGTTGGAGACGATATGCATGACATGGGAGTAACGCTCGATCACCATCAGCTCTGAGACGGTCACCGTGCCGGTGGCACAGACCCGCCCCAGGTCGTTGCGTCCCAGGTCCACCAGCATGACATGCTCGGCCCGTTCCTTGGGGTCGGCCAACAGCTCCTCTGCCAGTGTGGCATCTTCTTCCGGTGTTGCACCACGCGGCCTGGTTCCGGCAATCGGCCGCAACTCCGCCCGTGTTCCCTCCTTGCGCACCATGACCTCGGGTGAAGCACCGGCTATCACGGTGCCGTCCAGACGCAGAAAGAACATGTAAGGCGAGGGGTTCAAGGTGCGCAATACCCGGTAGATATCAAAGGGGTCCGCTGAAAGCGTGCCGCTGAAACGCTGTGACGGGACAACCTGGATAATGTCGCCGGCACGCACGTATTCCTTGGCCTTCTCAACCGCCGCCTCATACTCTTCACGGCTTATATTGGAACGGAGTTCAGCAGGTTTGACCGCTTCCGGTGCTCCGGCAGGCGGCAACGGCCCGCGCAGCTTGTGAATTATCCCCTCAATCCGGGCCAGCGCCTCTGCATAGGCATCCTCGGCAGAGACCGTGCCGCCAAGATGGGCGTTGGAGACCACCTTGATCTTCTGACTGACGTTATCGAAGATGATCAGGGTATCGGTAACCAGGAAATAGGCATCGTAGGCATCAATCAACGCCGGTTTCTGCGTTGGCAGGTGCTCGAAATGACGCACCATGTCGTAGCCAAGGTACCCCACTGCGCCACCAAAGAACCGGGGCAACCCCGGCACCTCAACCGGCGTGAAACGGCTTAGCAGAGCACGGATACTATCCAGAGGATCAGCGACTGTTTGACTGGTAATGACACCATGCTCAATGGTTTCAACTGTTTTACCCTTGGTACGGACGACAAGTGAGGGGCTGGAGCCGAGAAAGGTATAGCGTGCCCACTTCTCTCCACCTTCGATACTCTCCAGCAGAAACGAGTAACAGTCGTCATCAATCTTGCGAAAGGCAGTTACCGGTGTGTCCATATCAGC
Above is a window of Trichlorobacter lovleyi SZ DNA encoding:
- the trpE gene encoding anthranilate synthase component I; protein product: MVFPDFKDFCQLAQKGNLVPVYREIMADMDTPVTAFRKIDDDCYSFLLESIEGGEKWARYTFLGSSPSLVVRTKGKTVETIEHGVITSQTVADPLDSIRALLSRFTPVEVPGLPRFFGGAVGYLGYDMVRHFEHLPTQKPALIDAYDAYFLVTDTLIIFDNVSQKIKVVSNAHLGGTVSAEDAYAEALARIEGIIHKLRGPLPPAGAPEAVKPAELRSNISREEYEAAVEKAKEYVRAGDIIQVVPSQRFSGTLSADPFDIYRVLRTLNPSPYMFFLRLDGTVIAGASPEVMVRKEGTRAELRPIAGTRPRGATPEEDATLAEELLADPKERAEHVMLVDLGRNDLGRVCATGTVTVSELMVIERYSHVMHIVSNVYGELAEGRDAFDLVRATFPAGTLSGAPKVRAMEIIDELEPVRREIYGGAVGYFSFSGNMDLAIAIRTLVIKDGMVHLQAGGGVVADSDPAAEWQETVNKAMAVRRAIEIAERGLK